The following proteins come from a genomic window of Takifugu rubripes chromosome 11, fTakRub1.2, whole genome shotgun sequence:
- the rinl gene encoding ras and Rab interactor 2 isoform X1, with translation MAFSSSVNGTTAIPWRGSTKRLSLLEQLRGCQEAWCPGTPWDGEKAHAAVGGRPAGSFLIVCDPATSQPGLLVVSAGEEQEGVLDYHIQTTGTAFRLSESRLSFPDLAQLVFFYSLTRDVLPGCLTVPRWIYSVTAKNREHLSRLQPEAWLSTPPDLQADAMTQRELSNVVCSIQLTSANGALCIINPLYIHDHGDDWLTHRATAPTQLSGSHRQRFGNRPVMDTGMASKRPVSLNQELPVRENSGLVRATSADSPQSASGGVVLRRLSSASGSYHRASADSLPPSTPSTPQALSSSASDLQSPGSQAPPSPHRVSWIEDGVWLPPPRPSSLLPPPSLELDTLSISSIEEEQESGTSNINPHVPSTQSLASKVVHRLSVVGQALGGLVCQKKRLTNRVQELSRRRAEPFSEAVKEFVEVTLRSGANHNGALEFLQGVRSSLTSLRETLLESQEVQALLDSITDISDPEIDTLIELSLHKVALKPVSAHLNSCIHASRTSDGTVRELQSNMRVLEKKGIKELGGSADVGVPDAVTLERIQQRWTSLHEAYSPNKKVHILLKVCKSIYHSMSANATSGSVHGADDFLPCLTWVLLRSDAVTLQIDTDYMMELLDPTQLQGEGGYYLTTLYASLYYISSFQPRLAARQLSVEAQESLNQWHRRRTLYCNRSRRSPHRQTIRKPGPISRMKAGTKGEHGAKPSEQEPGCQGTSCVQDSKGKSGLEEVAEAPSLGREPGRKEEVLAQSSETERVVKEEDSTEIPEKERENKEEVLAQSSETELGGEVRGVRQNCRAEER, from the exons AT GGCTTTTTCCAGCTCGGTGAACGGCACCACGGCCATCCCATGGAGGGGCAGCACCAAGAGACTctccctgctggagcagctgagggGCTGCCAGGAGGCCTGGTGCCCCGGGACGCCCTGGGATGGAGAGAAGGCCCACGCCGCTGTGGGTGGGAGACCCGCAGGG AGTTTCCTCATTGTCTGCGACCCTGCGACGTCCCAGCCGGGCCTGCTGGTCGTCTCTGctggagaagagcaggaaggagtGCTGGACTATCACATCCAGACCACGGGCACTG CTTTCCGACTGTCCGAGTCTCGTCTTTCTTTTCCCGACTTGGCTCAGCTGGTCTTCTTCTACTCTCTGACCAG GGACGTGCTGCCCGGCTGCCTCACTGTCCCTCGCTGGATCTACAGCGTCACGGCCAAAAACAGAGAGCACCTGTCTCGACTTCAGCCAG AAGCCTGGCTCAGCACGCCTCCTGACCTACAGGCCGACGCCATGACGCAACGGGAGCTGAGCAACGTGGTGTGTTCCATTCAG TTGACGTCCGCCAATGGGGCCCTGTGCATCATCAATCCGCTGTACATCCACGACCACGGCGATGACTGGCTGACCCACAGGGCAACTGCCCCCACGCAGCTATCAGGTAGCCATCGGCAACGCTTCGGCAACAGGCCGGTGATGGACACGGGGATGGCGAGCAAAAGGCCCGTATCTTTGAATCAAGAGCTTCCTGTTCGGGAGAACTCCG GTCTGGTCAGGGCCACGTCAGCTGACTCGCCACAGTCAGCATCAGGTGGCGTCGTTCTCCGGAGGCTCAGTAGCGCCTCCGGTAGCTATCACAGAGCTAGCGCTGACAGCCTCCCTCCATCTACTCCCTCCACACCTCAAGCTTTAAGCAGCTCAGCGTCTGACCTCCAGTCCCCTGGCAGCCAAGCACCCCCGTCACCTCACAGAGTGTCTTGGATCGAAGATGGAGTCTGGCTGCCTCCGCCCAGGCCTTCGTCgctgctcccccctccctcgctggAGCTCGACACCCTGTCTATCAGCAGCATAGAGGAAGAACAGGAGTCCGGAACGTCAAACATAAACCCGCATGTTCCGAGCACGCAGAGCCTGGCCAGCAAGGTCGTGCACCGCCTGTCGGTGGTCGGTCAAGCTCTCGGCGGTCTGGTATGTCAGAAGAAAAGGTTGACCAATCGCGTGCAGGAGCTGAGCAGGCGGAGGGCCGAGCCCTTTTCGGAGGCCGTTAAGGAATTTGTGGAGGTGACACTGAGGAGCGGAGCGAACCACAACGGTGCCCTGGAGTTCTTACAAGGAGTCAGGTCGTCTCTCACATCGCTCAGGGAGACGCTGTTGGAGAGTCAGGAAGTTCAGGCCCTGCTGGACAGCATTACGGACATCAGTGACCCTGAGATCG ACACTCTGATAGAACTCTCCCTTCACAAGGTGGCTCTGAAGCCCGTCTCCGCACACCTCAACTCCTGCATTCATGCCTCTCGGACCAGCGACGGCACCGTCAgggagctgcagagcaacaTGCGCGTCCTGGAAAAGAAAGGGATTAAAGAGCTGGGGGGCTCTGCCGATGTCGGAGTTCCTGACGCCGTCACCCTGGAGCGCATCCAGCAGAGGTGGACCAGTCTGCATGAGGCCTACTCCCCGAACAAGAAGGTCCACATCCTGCTGAAAGTCTGCAAGAGCATCTACCACAGCATGAGCGCTAATGCTACCTCGG GTAGTGTGCATGGGGCAGATGATTTCCTGCCTTGCTTGACGTGGGTGCTGCTTCGCAGTGATGCGGTCACGCTGCAGATAGACACGGACTACATGATGGAGTTGCTGGACcccacacagctgcagggggAAG GTGGCTACTACCTGACAACCCTCTACGCCTCGCTCTACTACATTAGCAGCTTCCAACCACGTTTAGCTGCCCGCCAGCTCAGCGTGGAAGCCCAAGAGTCCCTCAACCAGTGGCATCGTAGACGTACTCTGTACTGCAACCGGTCGCGGCGCAGCCCGCACCGGCAGACCATACGGAAGCCGGGTCCGATCTCTAGGATGAAAGCGGGAACTAAAGGCGAACATGGTGCAAAACCTTCTGAGCAAGAACCCGGATGTCAGGGGACGTCGTGCGTGCAGGACTCAAAAGGAAAAAGTGGACTGGAAGAAGTCGCTGAGGCACCGAGTTTGGGGAGAGAACCCGGACGTAAAGAGGAAGTTCTGGCACAGAGCTCAGAGACGGAGCGTGTAGTTAAAGAGGAAGATAGCACAGAGatccctgaaaaagaaagagaaaacaaagaggaagttCTGGCAcagagctcagagacagaaCTGGGGGGTGAGGTCAGAGGTGTTAGACAGAACTGCAGAGCTGAAGAGAGATAA
- the sirt2 gene encoding NAD-dependent protein deacetylase sirtuin-2 isoform X1: MSDASEIPKKEEGALAPEPEEESDDCGEDEATEDMEFLRNLFSRNLGIGTPDKVLDELTLEGVAQYIKSGKCKNIVCMVGAGISTSAGIPDFRSPGTGLYANLQKYNLPYPEAIFQIDYFKKHPEPFFALARELYPGQFKPTVCHYFMKLLKDKGLLRRCYSQNIDTLERVAGLEGDDLIEAHGTFYTSHCVSFCCRKEYSLGWMKEKIFSDDVPRCEKCSSLVKPDIVFFGENLPLRFFTSVKSDFPRCDLLIIMGTSLQVQPFASLVSRVSKSCPRLLINMEKAGQANALFGILGFGGGMDFDSDKAYRDVAHISTCDDGCLALADLLGWKAELEDLVKQEHARIDSQDQSSESKGAPAKASSASAAPQHKRGQE, translated from the exons ATGTCTGATGCATCAG aaataccTAAAAAAGAAGAGGGGGCTTTAGCACCTGAGCCAGAG GAAGAGTCCGACGACTGCGGTGAGGACGAGGCTACAGAAGACA TGGAGTTCCTGCGTAATCTTTTCTCGAGAAACCTGGGCATTGGCACCCCAGACAAGGTTCTCGATGAGCTGACTCTGGAGGGAGTAGCACAGTATATAAAGAGTGGAAAAT GTAAAAACATCGTCTGCATGGTTGGAGCAGGGATATCCACCT CGGCTGGGATCCCTGATTTTCGCTCACCTGGAACTGGCCTGTATGCAAACCTGCAGAAGTATAACCTGCCGTACCCAGAGGCGATCTTCCAGATTGATTACTTCAAG AAACATCCAGAGCCTTTCTTTGCTTTGGCCAGAGAGCTTTACCCAGGACAGTTTAAG CCCACAGTTTGTCACTACTtcatgaagctgctgaaggataAAGGACTCCTGAGGCGGTGCTACTCGCAG AATATTGACACTCTGGAGCGTGTGGCTGGCCTCGAGGGGGACGACCTCATTGAAGCTCATGGAACGTTCTACACATCCCACTGTGTCAGTTTCTGCTGCCGCAAGGAGTACTCGCTGGGCTGGATGAAAG AAAAAATCTTTTCCGACGACGTTCCCCGGTGTGAGAAATGCAGCAGCTTGGTGAAACCCG ATATCGTCTTCTTTGGGGAGAATCTTCCTCTTCGTTTCTTCACTTCTGTTAAGTCT GACTTCCCTCGTTGTgacctcctcatcatcatgggGACGTCCCTGCAGGTCCAACCCTTTGCCAGTCTTGTCAGCAG GGTTTCCAAAAGTTGCCCCAGACTGCTCATAAACATGGAAAAGGCTGGTCAG GCTAATGCTCTGTTTGGGATTCTCGGGTTTGGCGGAGGGATGGACTTTGACTCAGACAAGGCATACAG agatGTCGCTCACATCAGTACCTGTGACGATGGCTGTTTGGCTTTGGCTGACCTATTGGGGTGGAAG gcagagctggaggatttGGTGAAGCAGGAACACGCCAGGATTGACAGCCAGGACCAAAGCAGTGAGAGCAAAGGGGCTCCGGCCAAGGCGAGCTCCGCCTCCGCGGCGCCGCAGCACAAACGGGGGCAGGAGTAA
- the dmac2 gene encoding distal membrane-arm assembly complex protein 2, whose protein sequence is MSTSVRSLRRCCHHSALLLLPGRRWSSSSVSPPPLHRRLLLFLAQRYYDVEMLLNWQLQRKRTKIQKKNAYYAYTEHFYGRKIAAAYYVLNMRGGFRFVGQTEWFSSDQRGKFSWDFLNHKDALLEEVNLNYTLINHRGLSNLEGQTCVKTLSLRGCPEVNDWFLAGLHIFRDSLEELDISHCPLITIGGLPALRNLKRLRRLDVSSLPRVANPGLVFILLEEMLPQCHITVAGYDLSLRQGSKEGSEEQSQGQG, encoded by the exons ATGTCGACATCCGTAAGA TCTCTGCGACGGTGTTGCCATCACTCcgccctgctcctgctccctggGCGACGGTGGAGCTCCAGCTCAGTGTCACCACCTCCTTTGCACAGGAGGCTTCTGCTCTTTCTTGCCCAGCGTTATTATGATGTGGAGATGTTGCTGAActggcagctgcagaggaagaggaccaAGATTCAGAAGAAAAATGC CTACTATGCCTACACGGAGCATTTTTACGGGCGAAAAATAGCGGCAGCATATTATGTTTTGAATATGAGGGGAGGATTCAG GTTTGTTGGCCAGACAGAGTGGTTCAGCTCAGACCAGCGCGGCAAGTTCAGCTGGGACTTCTTGAATCACAAAGATGCCCTTCTGGAGGAGGTCAACCTGAACTACACGCTCATTAATCACAGAGGACTGAGCAACTTGG AGGGACAGACCTGTGTCAAAACACTGTCGTTACGAGGATGCCCTGAAGTCAACGACTGGTTCTTGGCCGGGCTTCATATTTTCCGGGACTCTCTGGAAGAACTGGACATCTCTCATTGTCCACTTATTACAATAGGTGGACTGCCTGCGCTGAGGAATCTCAA ACGATTACGGCGTCTGGATGTGTCGTCCCTCCCCAGGGTTGCAAACCCCGGTTTGGTCTTTATCCTGCTGGAGGAAATGTTACCACAGTGTCACATCACTGTTGCTGGCTACGACCTCAGCCTGAGGCAGGGAAGTAAAGAAGGAAGCGAAGAACAATCCCAAGGTCAGGGGTAA
- the rinl gene encoding ras and Rab interactor 2 isoform X2, which produces MTLNAEVTLNKSRARQSHESKTRSCQRENSFLIVCDPATSQPGLLVVSAGEEQEGVLDYHIQTTGTAFRLSESRLSFPDLAQLVFFYSLTRDVLPGCLTVPRWIYSVTAKNREHLSRLQPEAWLSTPPDLQADAMTQRELSNVVCSIQLTSANGALCIINPLYIHDHGDDWLTHRATAPTQLSGSHRQRFGNRPVMDTGMASKRPVSLNQELPVRENSGLVRATSADSPQSASGGVVLRRLSSASGSYHRASADSLPPSTPSTPQALSSSASDLQSPGSQAPPSPHRVSWIEDGVWLPPPRPSSLLPPPSLELDTLSISSIEEEQESGTSNINPHVPSTQSLASKVVHRLSVVGQALGGLVCQKKRLTNRVQELSRRRAEPFSEAVKEFVEVTLRSGANHNGALEFLQGVRSSLTSLRETLLESQEVQALLDSITDISDPEIDTLIELSLHKVALKPVSAHLNSCIHASRTSDGTVRELQSNMRVLEKKGIKELGGSADVGVPDAVTLERIQQRWTSLHEAYSPNKKVHILLKVCKSIYHSMSANATSGSVHGADDFLPCLTWVLLRSDAVTLQIDTDYMMELLDPTQLQGEGGYYLTTLYASLYYISSFQPRLAARQLSVEAQESLNQWHRRRTLYCNRSRRSPHRQTIRKPGPISRMKAGTKGEHGAKPSEQEPGCQGTSCVQDSKGKSGLEEVAEAPSLGREPGRKEEVLAQSSETERVVKEEDSTEIPEKERENKEEVLAQSSETELGGEVRGVRQNCRAEER; this is translated from the exons ATGACTTTGAATGCAGAAGTTACACTCAATAAAAGTCGTGCACGTCAGTCGCATGAAAGTAAAACGAGGAGCTGCCAGAGGGAGAAT AGTTTCCTCATTGTCTGCGACCCTGCGACGTCCCAGCCGGGCCTGCTGGTCGTCTCTGctggagaagagcaggaaggagtGCTGGACTATCACATCCAGACCACGGGCACTG CTTTCCGACTGTCCGAGTCTCGTCTTTCTTTTCCCGACTTGGCTCAGCTGGTCTTCTTCTACTCTCTGACCAG GGACGTGCTGCCCGGCTGCCTCACTGTCCCTCGCTGGATCTACAGCGTCACGGCCAAAAACAGAGAGCACCTGTCTCGACTTCAGCCAG AAGCCTGGCTCAGCACGCCTCCTGACCTACAGGCCGACGCCATGACGCAACGGGAGCTGAGCAACGTGGTGTGTTCCATTCAG TTGACGTCCGCCAATGGGGCCCTGTGCATCATCAATCCGCTGTACATCCACGACCACGGCGATGACTGGCTGACCCACAGGGCAACTGCCCCCACGCAGCTATCAGGTAGCCATCGGCAACGCTTCGGCAACAGGCCGGTGATGGACACGGGGATGGCGAGCAAAAGGCCCGTATCTTTGAATCAAGAGCTTCCTGTTCGGGAGAACTCCG GTCTGGTCAGGGCCACGTCAGCTGACTCGCCACAGTCAGCATCAGGTGGCGTCGTTCTCCGGAGGCTCAGTAGCGCCTCCGGTAGCTATCACAGAGCTAGCGCTGACAGCCTCCCTCCATCTACTCCCTCCACACCTCAAGCTTTAAGCAGCTCAGCGTCTGACCTCCAGTCCCCTGGCAGCCAAGCACCCCCGTCACCTCACAGAGTGTCTTGGATCGAAGATGGAGTCTGGCTGCCTCCGCCCAGGCCTTCGTCgctgctcccccctccctcgctggAGCTCGACACCCTGTCTATCAGCAGCATAGAGGAAGAACAGGAGTCCGGAACGTCAAACATAAACCCGCATGTTCCGAGCACGCAGAGCCTGGCCAGCAAGGTCGTGCACCGCCTGTCGGTGGTCGGTCAAGCTCTCGGCGGTCTGGTATGTCAGAAGAAAAGGTTGACCAATCGCGTGCAGGAGCTGAGCAGGCGGAGGGCCGAGCCCTTTTCGGAGGCCGTTAAGGAATTTGTGGAGGTGACACTGAGGAGCGGAGCGAACCACAACGGTGCCCTGGAGTTCTTACAAGGAGTCAGGTCGTCTCTCACATCGCTCAGGGAGACGCTGTTGGAGAGTCAGGAAGTTCAGGCCCTGCTGGACAGCATTACGGACATCAGTGACCCTGAGATCG ACACTCTGATAGAACTCTCCCTTCACAAGGTGGCTCTGAAGCCCGTCTCCGCACACCTCAACTCCTGCATTCATGCCTCTCGGACCAGCGACGGCACCGTCAgggagctgcagagcaacaTGCGCGTCCTGGAAAAGAAAGGGATTAAAGAGCTGGGGGGCTCTGCCGATGTCGGAGTTCCTGACGCCGTCACCCTGGAGCGCATCCAGCAGAGGTGGACCAGTCTGCATGAGGCCTACTCCCCGAACAAGAAGGTCCACATCCTGCTGAAAGTCTGCAAGAGCATCTACCACAGCATGAGCGCTAATGCTACCTCGG GTAGTGTGCATGGGGCAGATGATTTCCTGCCTTGCTTGACGTGGGTGCTGCTTCGCAGTGATGCGGTCACGCTGCAGATAGACACGGACTACATGATGGAGTTGCTGGACcccacacagctgcagggggAAG GTGGCTACTACCTGACAACCCTCTACGCCTCGCTCTACTACATTAGCAGCTTCCAACCACGTTTAGCTGCCCGCCAGCTCAGCGTGGAAGCCCAAGAGTCCCTCAACCAGTGGCATCGTAGACGTACTCTGTACTGCAACCGGTCGCGGCGCAGCCCGCACCGGCAGACCATACGGAAGCCGGGTCCGATCTCTAGGATGAAAGCGGGAACTAAAGGCGAACATGGTGCAAAACCTTCTGAGCAAGAACCCGGATGTCAGGGGACGTCGTGCGTGCAGGACTCAAAAGGAAAAAGTGGACTGGAAGAAGTCGCTGAGGCACCGAGTTTGGGGAGAGAACCCGGACGTAAAGAGGAAGTTCTGGCACAGAGCTCAGAGACGGAGCGTGTAGTTAAAGAGGAAGATAGCACAGAGatccctgaaaaagaaagagaaaacaaagaggaagttCTGGCAcagagctcagagacagaaCTGGGGGGTGAGGTCAGAGGTGTTAGACAGAACTGCAGAGCTGAAGAGAGATAA
- the sirt2 gene encoding NAD-dependent protein deacetylase sirtuin-2 isoform X2 → MSDASEIPKKEEGALAPEPEEESDDCGEDEATEDMEFLRNLFSRNLGIGTPDKVLDELTLEGVAQYIKSGKCKNIVCMVGAGISTSAGIPDFRSPGTGLYANLQKYNLPYPEAIFQIDYFKKHPEPFFALARELYPGQFKPTVCHYFMKLLKDKGLLRRCYSQNIDTLERVAGLEGDDLIEAHGTFYTSHCVSFCCRKEYSLGWMKEKIFSDDVPRCEKCSSLVKPDIVFFGENLPLRFFTSVKSDFPRCDLLIIMGTSLQVQPFASLVSRVSKSCPRLLINMEKAGQANALFGILGFGGGMDFDSDKAYRDVAHISTCDDGCLALADLLGWKAELEDLVKQEHARIDSQDQSSESKGAPAKL, encoded by the exons ATGTCTGATGCATCAG aaataccTAAAAAAGAAGAGGGGGCTTTAGCACCTGAGCCAGAG GAAGAGTCCGACGACTGCGGTGAGGACGAGGCTACAGAAGACA TGGAGTTCCTGCGTAATCTTTTCTCGAGAAACCTGGGCATTGGCACCCCAGACAAGGTTCTCGATGAGCTGACTCTGGAGGGAGTAGCACAGTATATAAAGAGTGGAAAAT GTAAAAACATCGTCTGCATGGTTGGAGCAGGGATATCCACCT CGGCTGGGATCCCTGATTTTCGCTCACCTGGAACTGGCCTGTATGCAAACCTGCAGAAGTATAACCTGCCGTACCCAGAGGCGATCTTCCAGATTGATTACTTCAAG AAACATCCAGAGCCTTTCTTTGCTTTGGCCAGAGAGCTTTACCCAGGACAGTTTAAG CCCACAGTTTGTCACTACTtcatgaagctgctgaaggataAAGGACTCCTGAGGCGGTGCTACTCGCAG AATATTGACACTCTGGAGCGTGTGGCTGGCCTCGAGGGGGACGACCTCATTGAAGCTCATGGAACGTTCTACACATCCCACTGTGTCAGTTTCTGCTGCCGCAAGGAGTACTCGCTGGGCTGGATGAAAG AAAAAATCTTTTCCGACGACGTTCCCCGGTGTGAGAAATGCAGCAGCTTGGTGAAACCCG ATATCGTCTTCTTTGGGGAGAATCTTCCTCTTCGTTTCTTCACTTCTGTTAAGTCT GACTTCCCTCGTTGTgacctcctcatcatcatgggGACGTCCCTGCAGGTCCAACCCTTTGCCAGTCTTGTCAGCAG GGTTTCCAAAAGTTGCCCCAGACTGCTCATAAACATGGAAAAGGCTGGTCAG GCTAATGCTCTGTTTGGGATTCTCGGGTTTGGCGGAGGGATGGACTTTGACTCAGACAAGGCATACAG agatGTCGCTCACATCAGTACCTGTGACGATGGCTGTTTGGCTTTGGCTGACCTATTGGGGTGGAAG gcagagctggaggatttGGTGAAGCAGGAACACGCCAGGATTGACAGCCAGGACCAAAGCAGTGAGAGCAAAGGGGCTCCGGCCAAG CTGTAG
- the meis3 gene encoding homeobox protein Meis3, which produces MEKRYEELVHYSGSEGMPVGGYGDNVRPFPPPEYGPAIPDSLKHHKDQIYGHPLFPLLALVFEKCELATCSPRDPASFSANSHLSGMTCHSDVCSSESFNDDIAAFAKQIRSEKPIFSSNPELDNLMIQAIQVLRFHLLELEKVHDLCDNFCHRYITCLKGKMPTDLILDEREGGSKSDMEDFTGSCSSLSEQNASWLREPDECATTPLGTPGTCGLPSLGTADNCSDTGDGLDGAMTSPSTGEEDESDRERRNNKKRGIFPKVATNILRAWLFQHLSHPYPSEEQKKQLSQDTGLTILQVNNWFINARRRIVQPMIDQSNRSGQAGPYSPEGAALGGYGLDGQAHLGLRTAGLQGMSSLQSEYPGALLSQPGYPPHPGPSLHPYPGPHPHHAMLLHPPPHAHPAEPLLTQGLDIHAH; this is translated from the exons ATGGAGAAAAGG TATGAAGAGCTGGTGCACTACTCGGGGTCGGAGGGCATGCCAGTGGGGGGGTACGGGGACAATGTCAGGCCATTTCCTCCCCCGGAATATGGACCCGCCATCCCCGACTCGCTCAAACACCACAAAGACCAGATCTATGG tcaTCCACTGTTTCCACTGTTGGCCTTAGTGTTTGAAAAGTGCGAGCTAGCCACCTGCTCGCCTCGAGATCCTGCCTCCTTCTCCGCCAACTCTCACCTCTCCGGGATGACCTGCCACAGCGACGTCTGCTCCTCGGAGTCCTTCAACGACGACATCGCCGCGTTCGCGAAGCAG ATCCGATCGGAGAAGCCGATATTCTCTTCCAATCCCGAGCTGGACAATTTG ATGATCCAGGCGATACAGGTTCTTCGCTTCCATCTGCTGGAGTTGGAGAAG GTGCACGACCTCTGCGACAACTTCTGCCATCGCTACATCACCTGCCTGAAGGGTAAAATGCCCACAGATCTCATCCTGGATGAACGGGAGGGCGGCTCCAAGTCCGACATGGAGGACTTCACCggctcctgctccagcctgtcggAGCAG AATGCCTCGTGGCTGCGGGAGCCAGATGAATGTGCCACGACTCCCCTGGGAACGCCGGGCACCTGCGGCCTGCCCTCGCTCGGCACAGCGGACAACTGCAGCGACACAG GCGACGGCCTGGACGGGGCCATGACCTCTCcgagcacaggtgaggaggacgagtccgacagagagaggaggaacaacAAGAAGAGAGGCATCTTCCCCAAAGTGGCCACCAACATTCTGAGAGCGTGGCTCTTCCAGCACCTGTCG CACCCGTACCCgtctgaggagcagaagaagcagctgtcGCAGGACACGGGACTGACCATCCTACAGGTCAACAACTG GTTCATCAACGCCAGGAGGAGAATCGTCCAGCCGATGATCGACCAGTCAAATCGCTCAG GTCAGGCTGGCCCCTACAGCCCAGAGGGGGCAGCGTTGGGGGGCTATGGGCTGGACGGACAGGCCCACCTCGGGCTTCGCACGGCAG GTCTCCAAGGAATGTCTTCCCTGCAGAGTGAGTATCCTGGCGCCCTGCTCTCCCAGCCAGGATACCCCCCTCACCCAGGACCGTCCCTTCACCCCTACCCGggaccccacccccaccacgcCATGCTGCTCCACCCGCCGCCACACGCACACCCTGCCGAGCCTCTTCTCACCCAGGGACTAGACATACATGCACACTAG
- the sirt2 gene encoding NAD-dependent protein deacetylase sirtuin-2 isoform X3: protein MHQEESDDCGEDEATEDMEFLRNLFSRNLGIGTPDKVLDELTLEGVAQYIKSGKCKNIVCMVGAGISTSAGIPDFRSPGTGLYANLQKYNLPYPEAIFQIDYFKKHPEPFFALARELYPGQFKPTVCHYFMKLLKDKGLLRRCYSQNIDTLERVAGLEGDDLIEAHGTFYTSHCVSFCCRKEYSLGWMKEKIFSDDVPRCEKCSSLVKPDIVFFGENLPLRFFTSVKSDFPRCDLLIIMGTSLQVQPFASLVSRVSKSCPRLLINMEKAGQANALFGILGFGGGMDFDSDKAYRDVAHISTCDDGCLALADLLGWKAELEDLVKQEHARIDSQDQSSESKGAPAKASSASAAPQHKRGQE, encoded by the exons ATGCATCAG GAAGAGTCCGACGACTGCGGTGAGGACGAGGCTACAGAAGACA TGGAGTTCCTGCGTAATCTTTTCTCGAGAAACCTGGGCATTGGCACCCCAGACAAGGTTCTCGATGAGCTGACTCTGGAGGGAGTAGCACAGTATATAAAGAGTGGAAAAT GTAAAAACATCGTCTGCATGGTTGGAGCAGGGATATCCACCT CGGCTGGGATCCCTGATTTTCGCTCACCTGGAACTGGCCTGTATGCAAACCTGCAGAAGTATAACCTGCCGTACCCAGAGGCGATCTTCCAGATTGATTACTTCAAG AAACATCCAGAGCCTTTCTTTGCTTTGGCCAGAGAGCTTTACCCAGGACAGTTTAAG CCCACAGTTTGTCACTACTtcatgaagctgctgaaggataAAGGACTCCTGAGGCGGTGCTACTCGCAG AATATTGACACTCTGGAGCGTGTGGCTGGCCTCGAGGGGGACGACCTCATTGAAGCTCATGGAACGTTCTACACATCCCACTGTGTCAGTTTCTGCTGCCGCAAGGAGTACTCGCTGGGCTGGATGAAAG AAAAAATCTTTTCCGACGACGTTCCCCGGTGTGAGAAATGCAGCAGCTTGGTGAAACCCG ATATCGTCTTCTTTGGGGAGAATCTTCCTCTTCGTTTCTTCACTTCTGTTAAGTCT GACTTCCCTCGTTGTgacctcctcatcatcatgggGACGTCCCTGCAGGTCCAACCCTTTGCCAGTCTTGTCAGCAG GGTTTCCAAAAGTTGCCCCAGACTGCTCATAAACATGGAAAAGGCTGGTCAG GCTAATGCTCTGTTTGGGATTCTCGGGTTTGGCGGAGGGATGGACTTTGACTCAGACAAGGCATACAG agatGTCGCTCACATCAGTACCTGTGACGATGGCTGTTTGGCTTTGGCTGACCTATTGGGGTGGAAG gcagagctggaggatttGGTGAAGCAGGAACACGCCAGGATTGACAGCCAGGACCAAAGCAGTGAGAGCAAAGGGGCTCCGGCCAAGGCGAGCTCCGCCTCCGCGGCGCCGCAGCACAAACGGGGGCAGGAGTAA